In Anaerobacillus isosaccharinicus, one genomic interval encodes:
- the carB gene encoding carbamoyl-phosphate synthase large subunit codes for MAKREDIKKILVIGSGPIVIGQAAEFDYAGTQACQALKEEGYEVILINSNPATIMTDTSMADKVYIEPITYEFVSRIIRQEKPDGLLPTLGGQTGLNMAVELERSGILKEFNIELLGTKLHSIEQAEDRDLFRTLMNDLNEPVPSSAIIHTLEEAYQFVEEIGYPIIVRPAYTLGGTGGGLVYNEEDLIEIVTSGLKYSPVTQCLVEKSIAGFKEVEYEVMRDGKDQAIVVCNMENIDPVGIHTGDSIVVAPSQTLSDREYQMLRNSSLKIIRALGIEGGCNVQFALDPDSYQYYIIEVNPRVSRSSALASKATGYPIAKIAAKIAVGYALDEIMNPITKTTYASFEPALDYVVTKIPRWPFDKFEAANRTLGTQMKATGEVMAIGRSLEESLLKAVRSLEANVVHLQMDKLQNLTQEEMDHRLQKADDERLFILAEAFRRGYTIEQLWALTKIDRFFLNKIQGIIQFEETLRNSPFNEEILIEAKQLGFSDDAVASFWDKTERDVFDYRYEKGIVPVYKMVDTCAAEFESATPYFYGTYEDECESIITEKESIVVLGSGPIRIGQGIEFDYATVHTVLAIKEAGYEAIIINNNPETVSTDFSISDKLYFEPLAVEDVMHIVNHEKPLGVIVQFGGQTAINLADELEARGVKILGTSLEAMDQAENRDKFEQKLQQLQVPQPLGRTATSVAEAVEIASKIGYPVLVRPSYVLGGRAMEIVYFEEELLRYMENAARVNPKHPVLIDRYLIGKEIEVDAICDGETVVIPGIMEHIERAGVHSGDSIAVYPPQSLTEETKEKIIERTIKLARGLNIVGLLNIQFVLHEDEVYVLEVNPRSSRTVPFLSKITGVPMANLATKAILGIKLNTLGYKTGYVKESKEVSVKVPVFSFAKLRDVDITLGPEMKSTGEVMGRDYSLAKALYKGLVASGMKIPTHGSVLFTIADKDKDEALELIRRFHRIGYHILATEGTAKQVQEENIPVTVVNKIGDEKPNMLDVIRQGHAQFVINTFSKGKQPARDGFRIRRESVENGVVCLTSMDTAEALLRVLELITFASEPMPSFTEEKVMVTAK; via the coding sequence ATGGCAAAGCGCGAGGATATTAAGAAAATTTTAGTAATTGGCTCAGGGCCAATTGTAATAGGGCAAGCTGCAGAGTTTGATTATGCAGGTACACAAGCATGTCAAGCGTTAAAAGAGGAAGGGTATGAAGTTATATTAATAAATTCAAACCCAGCTACAATTATGACGGACACATCTATGGCTGATAAGGTATATATCGAACCAATCACGTATGAATTCGTGAGCCGAATTATTCGACAAGAAAAGCCAGATGGACTATTACCGACATTAGGTGGACAAACAGGTTTAAATATGGCAGTTGAGCTTGAGAGATCAGGTATTTTAAAGGAATTCAATATTGAACTTTTAGGGACGAAACTACATTCAATTGAACAAGCAGAAGATCGTGATTTATTCAGAACATTAATGAATGACTTAAATGAACCAGTACCTTCAAGTGCAATTATTCATACTCTCGAAGAAGCGTATCAGTTTGTAGAGGAAATCGGTTATCCAATTATTGTACGTCCAGCCTACACCTTAGGAGGAACTGGAGGAGGTCTAGTTTATAACGAGGAAGATTTAATTGAAATCGTTACTAGTGGATTAAAGTATAGCCCAGTGACACAGTGCTTAGTAGAGAAAAGCATTGCCGGCTTCAAAGAAGTAGAATATGAAGTAATGCGTGATGGAAAAGACCAAGCGATCGTCGTTTGTAACATGGAAAACATTGACCCTGTAGGGATTCATACTGGTGATTCGATTGTTGTAGCGCCGAGCCAAACGTTATCAGACAGAGAGTACCAAATGCTACGCAACTCTTCGTTGAAGATTATCCGTGCCTTGGGAATTGAAGGTGGTTGTAACGTTCAATTTGCTTTAGATCCAGATAGTTATCAATATTACATTATCGAGGTAAACCCTCGTGTAAGTCGCTCTTCGGCATTAGCTTCTAAAGCTACCGGCTATCCAATTGCGAAGATTGCAGCTAAAATTGCTGTTGGTTATGCTTTAGATGAAATCATGAATCCAATTACAAAAACAACATATGCAAGCTTTGAACCGGCATTGGATTATGTCGTCACGAAAATTCCACGTTGGCCGTTCGATAAATTTGAAGCTGCAAATCGAACGTTAGGAACACAAATGAAGGCTACTGGTGAAGTAATGGCCATCGGTAGAAGCTTAGAGGAATCATTATTAAAAGCTGTTCGGTCATTAGAAGCAAATGTTGTCCACTTACAAATGGATAAGCTTCAAAACCTTACACAGGAAGAAATGGACCACCGCTTACAAAAGGCGGATGATGAGCGCTTATTTATTTTAGCTGAGGCGTTTCGTCGTGGGTACACAATTGAACAATTATGGGCACTAACAAAAATTGATCGATTTTTCTTAAATAAAATTCAAGGGATTATTCAATTTGAAGAAACACTTAGGAACTCACCATTTAATGAAGAAATTCTTATAGAAGCAAAACAACTTGGGTTCTCCGATGATGCAGTGGCAAGTTTTTGGGATAAAACTGAACGAGACGTGTTCGATTACCGTTATGAAAAAGGAATTGTACCTGTCTATAAAATGGTTGATACATGTGCAGCTGAATTTGAGTCAGCGACACCTTATTTTTATGGAACGTATGAAGACGAGTGTGAGTCGATCATTACAGAAAAAGAAAGTATTGTTGTCTTAGGTTCAGGGCCGATTCGAATTGGTCAAGGAATTGAGTTTGATTACGCAACCGTTCACACTGTGCTTGCCATTAAAGAAGCAGGGTATGAAGCAATTATTATTAATAACAATCCTGAAACAGTTTCGACTGATTTCAGTATTTCTGATAAATTATATTTTGAGCCATTGGCAGTAGAAGATGTCATGCATATTGTTAATCACGAAAAACCCCTTGGTGTTATTGTTCAATTTGGTGGTCAAACAGCGATAAACTTAGCTGACGAGTTAGAAGCAAGAGGAGTTAAGATTTTAGGAACATCTTTAGAAGCAATGGATCAAGCAGAAAATCGTGATAAATTCGAACAGAAATTACAACAGCTTCAAGTCCCACAACCACTTGGACGAACTGCAACAAGCGTTGCCGAAGCGGTAGAAATTGCTAGCAAAATTGGTTATCCAGTTTTAGTTCGCCCTTCTTATGTGTTAGGTGGACGTGCGATGGAGATTGTTTATTTTGAAGAAGAATTATTAAGATATATGGAAAATGCAGCAAGAGTTAATCCGAAGCACCCGGTTCTAATTGACCGTTATCTAATCGGTAAAGAAATTGAAGTTGATGCGATCTGTGACGGAGAAACCGTAGTTATTCCTGGAATTATGGAACATATTGAAAGAGCTGGAGTTCACTCTGGTGACTCGATTGCAGTCTATCCACCGCAAAGTTTAACTGAAGAAACAAAAGAAAAGATTATTGAGCGCACAATTAAGTTAGCGAGAGGTTTAAATATTGTTGGCTTGTTAAATATTCAGTTTGTTCTTCATGAAGATGAAGTATATGTTCTAGAAGTAAATCCACGTTCAAGTCGTACAGTTCCGTTTTTAAGTAAGATTACGGGAGTGCCTATGGCTAACTTAGCGACAAAAGCTATCCTTGGGATTAAATTAAATACGCTCGGCTACAAAACGGGATATGTGAAGGAAAGCAAAGAAGTTTCAGTTAAAGTACCAGTATTCTCTTTTGCTAAATTACGTGATGTAGATATTACGTTAGGGCCAGAGATGAAATCAACGGGTGAAGTAATGGGGCGCGATTATTCATTAGCAAAAGCACTTTATAAAGGTTTAGTAGCTTCAGGAATGAAAATCCCTACGCACGGTTCAGTTTTATTTACAATTGCTGACAAAGATAAAGATGAAGCTCTTGAATTAATTCGTCGCTTTCATCGTATTGGTTACCATATTTTAGCGACAGAGGGAACTGCAAAACAAGTTCAAGAGGAAAATATACCTGTAACAGTCGTAAATAAAATCGGTGATGAAAAACCTAATATGTTAGATGTTATTCGTCAAGGTCATGCTCAATTTGTCATAAACACATTCTCAAAAGGTAAACAGCCTGCAAGAGATGGCTTTAGAATACGACGTGAGTCTGTCGAAAATGGAGTCGTTTGTTTAACGAGTATGGATACAGCAGAAGCCTTGTTACGAGTGTTAGAATTAATTACATTTGCCTCTGAACCAATGCCTTCGTTTACGGAAGAAAAAGTGATGGTGACAGCCAAATGA
- a CDS encoding dihydroorotase, with protein sequence MAKLLKNGKILGEDGSLRHIDILIENDLIKKIDNNISEADHEVIDLEGKAIFPGFVDLHVHLREPGGEYKETIATGTLAAARGGFTTIAPMPNTRPVPDCKEQLEWLNKRIEETAVVRVLPYASITVRELGKEMTNFAELTKAGAFAFTDDGVGVQDASMMLNAMKEAAKLNKAIVAHCEEETLINKGSVHEGQFSEKMNINGIPSVCEAVHIARDVLLAEAAGCHYHVCHISTKESVRVVRDAKRAGIRVTAEVTPHHLLLSEEDIPGLDANYKMNPPLRGLDDKQALIAGLLDGTIDFIATDHAPHSDQEKSESMALAPFGIVGLETAFPLLYTHFVETGIMTLKDLVANLTTKPCEAFNLPYGKLQVGEKADLTVVNLEHSEKIDPTNFLSKGKNTPFTDWECKGWPVLTIVDGNVAWKREEV encoded by the coding sequence TTGGCTAAGCTATTAAAAAATGGAAAAATACTAGGTGAAGACGGATCGTTAAGACACATAGATATTCTGATTGAAAATGATTTAATTAAAAAAATTGATAACAACATTTCAGAAGCAGATCATGAAGTAATTGATCTAGAAGGTAAGGCAATCTTTCCTGGTTTTGTTGACCTTCATGTTCATTTGCGTGAACCGGGTGGAGAATATAAAGAAACAATTGCAACAGGTACACTGGCTGCAGCACGTGGTGGTTTTACAACCATTGCACCTATGCCAAATACTCGCCCAGTTCCGGACTGTAAAGAGCAACTGGAGTGGTTAAACAAGCGAATTGAAGAAACGGCTGTTGTAAGAGTGCTACCATACGCTTCAATAACTGTTCGTGAATTAGGAAAAGAGATGACTAATTTTGCCGAACTAACAAAAGCAGGTGCTTTTGCTTTTACAGATGACGGTGTTGGCGTTCAAGATGCAAGCATGATGCTAAATGCTATGAAAGAAGCGGCAAAGCTGAATAAAGCAATTGTTGCTCATTGTGAGGAAGAAACATTAATTAATAAGGGTTCGGTACATGAAGGGCAGTTTTCAGAGAAAATGAATATAAACGGGATCCCTTCTGTTTGCGAAGCTGTACATATAGCCAGAGATGTACTGTTAGCAGAAGCAGCAGGTTGTCACTATCATGTATGTCATATTAGTACTAAAGAATCCGTGCGAGTCGTTAGAGATGCCAAGCGTGCGGGTATTCGAGTGACTGCTGAAGTAACACCACATCATCTTTTACTATCTGAAGAGGACATTCCAGGCTTAGACGCAAATTACAAAATGAACCCGCCTTTAAGAGGATTAGACGATAAACAGGCATTAATTGCTGGGCTATTAGATGGCACGATTGATTTTATTGCAACAGACCATGCGCCACATTCTGATCAAGAAAAAAGTGAGTCAATGGCTTTAGCACCATTTGGAATTGTTGGTTTAGAAACGGCATTTCCCCTTCTCTACACGCACTTTGTTGAAACGGGCATTATGACTTTAAAAGATTTAGTCGCTAATTTAACAACAAAACCCTGTGAGGCCTTTAATTTACCATATGGCAAGTTACAAGTTGGAGAAAAAGCTGATTTAACGGTTGTTAATTTAGAACATAGCGAAAAAATTGACCCTACTAACTTTTTATCAAAAGGTAAAAATACACCTTTTACAGATTGGGAATGTAAGGGCTGGCCAGTACTTACGATCGTAGACGGGAACGTGGCTTGGAAAAGGGAGGAAGTATAA
- a CDS encoding solute carrier family 23 protein, translated as MNTQKEVGIREIPKADKWLVLSLQHLFAMFGATILVPYLVGLSPAVALVSSGLGTLAYLLITRGQVPAYLGSSFAFIAPIIAATTLGGPEGAMVGSFVAGLVYGVVALFIKTSGVNWLMNILPPIVVGPVIMVIGLGLAGVAVSMAMNVPGTSDYDGTLFTVALVTLGITVLASMFFKGFFGLIPILIGIVGGYTFAYIQGIIDMTPVKEAAWIQAPDFIVPFVTYTPSFSWQIIAIMVPIAVVTIAEHIGDQMVLSKVVGKNFIKKPGLHRSLLGDGVATMIASVLGGPPNTTYGENIGVIALTRVYSVFVVGGAACLAVMFGFVGKISALISTIPTAVMGGVSILLFGIIASSGLRMLIDNKIDLGNKRNLIISSVILVIGIGGAFIQVSDTVQIAGMALATIIGIVLNLVLPGREKVDLNSMFVDEVEEKNSSAA; from the coding sequence ATGAACACACAAAAAGAAGTAGGAATACGCGAAATACCAAAGGCTGATAAATGGTTGGTTTTGAGTTTGCAACATTTATTTGCAATGTTTGGTGCAACTATCTTAGTACCTTACCTTGTAGGATTAAGTCCTGCTGTAGCACTAGTTTCTAGTGGTTTAGGTACTCTAGCATATTTATTAATAACTAGAGGGCAAGTTCCAGCATACTTAGGATCATCATTTGCATTTATTGCACCGATTATTGCGGCAACAACACTGGGTGGACCAGAAGGAGCAATGGTTGGAAGTTTTGTGGCAGGTCTAGTTTACGGGGTAGTAGCGTTGTTTATAAAAACAAGTGGAGTTAATTGGTTAATGAATATTTTACCTCCAATTGTTGTTGGTCCAGTTATTATGGTTATCGGGTTAGGGCTAGCAGGTGTTGCAGTAAGTATGGCAATGAATGTTCCAGGAACAAGTGATTATGACGGAACATTGTTTACTGTAGCATTAGTAACATTAGGTATCACAGTACTCGCTTCAATGTTTTTTAAAGGGTTTTTCGGACTTATTCCAATTCTAATTGGTATTGTTGGTGGATACACGTTTGCATATATCCAAGGAATTATTGATATGACACCTGTAAAGGAAGCAGCTTGGATCCAAGCACCAGATTTTATTGTTCCTTTTGTAACTTATACACCATCATTTTCATGGCAAATTATTGCAATTATGGTTCCGATTGCAGTTGTAACTATTGCGGAACATATTGGTGACCAAATGGTCTTAAGTAAGGTAGTTGGTAAGAACTTTATTAAGAAGCCTGGTTTACATCGTTCACTGTTAGGGGATGGGGTAGCAACAATGATTGCCTCAGTTCTAGGTGGACCACCGAACACAACTTATGGTGAAAATATTGGTGTTATTGCACTGACTAGAGTATATAGTGTGTTTGTTGTCGGTGGAGCAGCATGTTTAGCAGTTATGTTTGGTTTTGTAGGGAAGATTTCTGCATTAATCTCAACGATCCCTACAGCAGTAATGGGGGGAGTATCAATCCTATTATTCGGTATAATCGCCTCTAGTGGTTTAAGAATGTTAATTGACAATAAAATTGACCTTGGAAATAAACGCAACTTAATTATTTCTTCAGTCATTCTTGTTATCGGTATTGGTGGAGCATTTATCCAAGTCTCAGACACTGTTCAAATAGCTGGAATGGCGTTAGCTACAATTATTGGAATTGTTTTAAACTTAGTTTTACCTGGTAGAGAGAAAGTAGATTTAAATTCAATGTTTGTTGATGAAGTGGAAGAAAAGAATTCATCAGCAGCGTAA
- a CDS encoding dihydroorotate dehydrogenase electron transfer subunit, whose translation MILENMEICQQQPIASNVYELVLKGQELVNLASQGQFLHVKVSEGTDPLLRRPISIAKIDQDKGELTVIYRAGGRGTNMLALKQKGEVVSVLGPLGNGFSLEETSKGAIALLIGGGIGVPPLYELSLQLVKRGVKVVHVLGFAGSSDVFYEEKFMELGETYIATMDGSHGEKGTVIEIIDNKQLLFDTIYSCGPTPMLKAIETAFPDKKGFLSLEERMGCGIGACFACVCHVKDDPTKTAYKKICTDGPVFAIGEVEL comes from the coding sequence ATGATCTTAGAAAATATGGAAATTTGTCAGCAACAGCCGATTGCAAGTAATGTCTACGAGCTCGTCCTTAAAGGACAAGAGCTCGTAAACCTAGCTAGCCAAGGCCAATTTCTACATGTAAAAGTGAGTGAGGGAACTGATCCCCTACTACGACGTCCGATAAGTATTGCGAAAATAGACCAAGACAAGGGTGAACTGACAGTTATCTACCGAGCAGGTGGCCGAGGCACAAACATGTTAGCATTAAAGCAAAAAGGTGAAGTAGTATCTGTATTAGGTCCTTTAGGAAATGGATTTTCTTTAGAGGAAACGAGTAAGGGAGCAATTGCCTTATTAATTGGTGGAGGGATTGGTGTTCCCCCATTATATGAATTATCGCTTCAACTTGTAAAGCGGGGTGTAAAAGTCGTTCATGTCCTTGGCTTTGCTGGGAGTAGCGATGTGTTTTATGAAGAAAAGTTTATGGAACTAGGGGAAACGTATATTGCGACTATGGATGGCTCACACGGGGAAAAAGGAACCGTCATCGAGATTATTGATAACAAACAACTCCTTTTTGATACGATTTATTCATGTGGTCCGACACCGATGTTAAAGGCAATTGAAACAGCATTTCCAGATAAAAAGGGGTTTCTTTCCTTAGAAGAGCGGATGGGATGTGGGATTGGTGCATGTTTTGCTTGTGTTTGTCATGTGAAAGATGACCCAACGAAAACAGCGTATAAGAAAATATGTACAGATGGGCCGGTATTTGCGATCGGAGAGGTGGAACTATGA
- the pyrR gene encoding bifunctional pyr operon transcriptional regulator/uracil phosphoribosyltransferase PyrR, whose amino-acid sequence MSKATVILDEQAVRRALTRIAHEIIERNKGIEDCVLVGIKTRGIYIANRLAERIEEIEGSKIAVGEVDITLYRDDLSHKTENMEPLLKGTSVPVDVNEKKVILVDDVLYTGRTVRAALDAIMDIGRPSQIQLAVLIDRGHRELPIRPDYIGKNVPTSKSEMIVAKLTEVDQIDEVTIEQKTSL is encoded by the coding sequence GTGTCAAAAGCAACTGTTATTCTAGACGAACAAGCGGTAAGACGAGCATTGACGAGAATTGCCCATGAGATTATTGAGCGTAATAAAGGAATTGAAGATTGTGTGCTCGTTGGAATCAAGACTAGAGGTATTTACATTGCCAATCGTTTAGCAGAGCGCATTGAAGAAATTGAAGGATCTAAGATTGCTGTTGGCGAAGTTGATATTACGTTGTACCGTGACGATCTATCTCATAAAACTGAAAATATGGAACCATTACTAAAAGGCACATCAGTACCAGTTGATGTGAATGAGAAGAAAGTAATTTTAGTTGATGATGTTTTATACACGGGTAGAACGGTTCGAGCTGCATTAGATGCGATCATGGATATCGGAAGACCCTCTCAGATACAGCTAGCTGTATTAATTGACCGAGGGCATCGTGAGTTACCGATTAGACCAGACTATATCGGAAAAAATGTACCAACTTCAAAAAGCGAAATGATTGTTGCTAAGTTAACAGAAGTGGATCAAATTGACGAAGTAACAATTGAACAAAAAACCTCCCTTTAA
- a CDS encoding aspartate carbamoyltransferase catalytic subunit, which translates to MKHLLTITELHNEEILEILHEAQQFSEGKAWTPATDKFVANLFFEPSTRTKFSFEVAEKKLGLHVLNFESQSSSVQKGETLYDTVKTLEAIGANAVVIRHPQDHYFDELVDGISIPIINGGDGCGHHPTQSLLDLLTMQQEFVIFQGLNVVIVGDIRHSRVARSNADVLKRLGANVYFSGPEQWMDDAMVNGNYVPMDEAVKIADVMMMLRIQHERHAFKMISSKEEYHELYGLTVSREAMMKKNSIIMHPAPINRDVEIASSLVECDRSRIFKQMTNGVAVRQAVLKRALQHKGEVVYIG; encoded by the coding sequence ATGAAACATTTGTTAACGATCACTGAACTTCATAACGAAGAAATTTTAGAGATTTTACATGAAGCACAACAATTTTCAGAGGGGAAAGCGTGGACTCCAGCTACAGATAAATTTGTAGCCAATCTCTTCTTTGAACCTAGTACAAGGACCAAATTTTCTTTTGAAGTGGCTGAGAAAAAACTTGGTCTTCATGTTTTAAATTTCGAGAGCCAATCATCTAGTGTTCAAAAAGGTGAGACTTTGTATGATACGGTAAAAACATTAGAAGCCATCGGAGCAAATGCTGTCGTCATTCGCCACCCTCAAGATCATTATTTTGATGAGCTTGTCGATGGAATTTCCATTCCAATTATTAACGGTGGCGATGGTTGTGGTCATCATCCAACTCAATCTCTACTTGACCTACTAACGATGCAGCAAGAATTTGTTATTTTTCAAGGATTAAATGTCGTTATTGTTGGGGATATCCGCCATAGTAGAGTTGCTAGGTCAAATGCTGATGTGCTTAAGAGATTAGGGGCAAATGTTTATTTTTCAGGCCCGGAACAATGGATGGATGACGCTATGGTTAATGGCAACTATGTTCCAATGGACGAGGCAGTAAAAATTGCTGACGTCATGATGATGCTTCGAATTCAACATGAACGTCACGCCTTTAAAATGATTTCATCTAAAGAAGAATATCATGAGCTTTATGGGTTGACAGTATCCCGTGAAGCGATGATGAAAAAAAATAGTATCATTATGCACCCAGCACCAATTAACCGTGATGTAGAAATCGCTAGTTCATTAGTGGAATGTGATCGTTCTCGAATTTTTAAGCAAATGACAAATGGTGTAGCAGTTAGACAGGCAGTATTGAAAAGGGCTTTACAACATAAAGGGGAGGTTGTTTACATTGGCTAA
- a CDS encoding RluA family pseudouridine synthase, translated as MEIFEWNLDETAQNERLDKWLSTQDNDWSRTQVQQWMKEGNLTVNGTVVKSNYKCQIGDKINLTVPEPQLLDAEPEEMDLDIVYEDEHVLVVNKPRGMVVHPAPGHLTGTLVNGLMAHCKDLSGINGVLRPGIVHRIDKDTSGLLMVAKNDKAHESLVNQLKDKTTTRIYKGIAHGVITHDHGTIDAPIGRDKQDRQSMTVTDVNSRDAVTHFTVLERLKDFTLVECRLETGRTHQIRVHLKYIGHPLAGDPKYGPPRTLKLPIVGQALHAATLGFTHPVSGERLTFERDVPEDFHHLLEEIRKTSH; from the coding sequence TTAGATGAAACTGCGCAAAACGAAAGACTTGATAAATGGTTATCAACCCAAGACAATGATTGGTCGCGGACGCAAGTTCAGCAATGGATGAAAGAAGGAAATCTGACAGTAAACGGAACTGTTGTGAAATCGAATTACAAGTGCCAAATTGGTGATAAAATTAACTTAACAGTTCCAGAACCACAACTTTTAGATGCCGAGCCAGAAGAAATGGACCTCGATATTGTTTATGAGGACGAACATGTGCTTGTTGTCAATAAGCCTCGTGGTATGGTTGTTCATCCAGCACCTGGTCATTTAACGGGGACACTTGTCAATGGGTTAATGGCTCATTGTAAAGATCTGTCAGGGATAAATGGCGTATTACGTCCAGGAATTGTTCACCGGATTGATAAAGACACTTCAGGCTTATTAATGGTAGCAAAAAATGACAAGGCTCATGAATCACTAGTTAACCAATTAAAAGATAAAACAACAACACGTATTTATAAGGGGATCGCTCATGGCGTGATTACCCACGATCACGGAACCATTGATGCGCCAATTGGACGAGATAAACAAGACCGCCAAAGCATGACAGTGACAGATGTAAATAGTCGTGATGCAGTCACTCACTTTACAGTGCTTGAACGATTAAAAGATTTTACATTAGTCGAATGCCGCCTTGAAACAGGCCGAACACACCAAATTCGTGTTCATTTAAAGTACATTGGCCACCCTTTAGCAGGAGATCCAAAGTATGGACCACCACGCACGTTGAAGTTACCTATAGTAGGCCAAGCACTTCATGCAGCAACTCTTGGGTTCACTCATCCTGTGTCAGGTGAGCGGTTAACTTTTGAAAGAGACGTTCCAGAAGACTTTCATCATTTATTAGAGGAAATTCGTAAAACTTCTCATTGA
- a CDS encoding carbamoyl phosphate synthase small subunit: MKRQLILENGTVFVGKAFGSEREMSGEVVFNTGMTGYQEILSDPSYCAQIVTLTYPLIGNYGINRDDFESIKPSINGLIVKEAAKFPSNWRNEESIDDLLKALDIPGLEGIDTRKLTRMIRNVGTLRGRLCGMDADVDTVVNELKQLTLPKDQVSKVSTKASYASPGRGYRVVLVDYGMKKGILRELNNRDCDVVVVPYNATSEEILRLNPDGIMLSNGPGDPVDVPEAIVTINELLGEVPIFGICLGHQLLALACGAKTTKLKFGHRGSNHPVKELSTGKIAITAQNHGFTVESETVKNTRLAITHVAVNDGTVEGMEHLDYPAFSVQYHPEASPGPEDANDLFERFMDLMKDKIELKSVARG, from the coding sequence ATGAAACGCCAATTAATCTTAGAAAATGGAACAGTTTTCGTAGGAAAAGCATTTGGAAGCGAACGAGAAATGTCTGGAGAAGTAGTTTTTAATACAGGTATGACAGGCTATCAAGAAATCTTATCTGACCCATCTTACTGTGCACAAATTGTAACATTAACATATCCTTTAATTGGTAATTATGGAATTAACCGCGATGATTTTGAGTCAATTAAACCTTCTATTAACGGTTTAATTGTTAAAGAGGCAGCAAAATTTCCTAGCAATTGGCGCAACGAAGAGTCAATTGATGATTTGTTAAAGGCATTGGATATTCCAGGGTTAGAAGGAATTGATACGAGAAAACTTACAAGAATGATCCGTAATGTGGGAACTCTTCGTGGCAGACTTTGTGGGATGGACGCTGATGTTGACACAGTTGTTAATGAATTAAAACAATTAACGTTACCAAAAGACCAAGTTTCAAAAGTTTCAACAAAAGCATCGTACGCAAGTCCTGGAAGAGGCTATCGAGTTGTCTTAGTCGATTATGGAATGAAAAAGGGGATTTTAAGAGAATTAAATAATCGCGATTGTGATGTTGTCGTAGTTCCTTATAATGCAACAAGTGAAGAGATTCTTCGTTTAAATCCAGATGGAATTATGTTAAGTAATGGCCCTGGAGATCCTGTCGATGTTCCAGAAGCAATCGTTACGATTAACGAACTTTTAGGGGAAGTACCAATTTTTGGGATTTGTCTAGGTCACCAACTTCTAGCTTTAGCTTGCGGAGCGAAAACAACAAAGCTTAAGTTTGGCCATCGAGGTTCTAATCACCCAGTAAAAGAATTGAGTACTGGAAAAATTGCGATTACTGCTCAAAATCATGGCTTCACAGTAGAATCGGAAACTGTTAAAAACACTAGATTAGCCATTACCCACGTCGCTGTTAATGACGGAACAGTTGAAGGTATGGAACATTTAGATTATCCAGCTTTTAGTGTTCAATACCATCCAGAAGCTTCACCAGGACCAGAAGATGCAAATGACTTATTTGAACGCTTTATGGACTTAATGAAAGATAAAATCGAATTAAAATCTGTAGCTAGGGGGTAA